In one window of Erwinia tasmaniensis Et1/99 DNA:
- the hpxZ gene encoding oxalurate catabolism protein HpxZ, with the protein MKNEAINQPATVAEVTAAFYRYEQALVSNDIAVLDELFWHDERTVRLGAGENLYGIEAIRAFRAARPSAGLNRRLQNTVITTFGDDFAVCSTEFTRVGSEKIGRQQQTWVKLPVGWRIVAAQVSLMG; encoded by the coding sequence ATGAAAAATGAAGCCATTAACCAGCCGGCGACCGTGGCCGAGGTCACAGCGGCGTTTTATCGCTATGAACAGGCGCTGGTCAGTAACGATATTGCCGTTCTGGATGAACTGTTCTGGCACGATGAGCGTACCGTGCGCCTCGGGGCCGGAGAAAATCTGTACGGCATTGAGGCAATACGCGCCTTTCGTGCCGCCCGCCCGTCAGCCGGGTTAAACCGCCGTTTACAGAATACGGTCATCACCACCTTCGGCGATGATTTCGCCGTCTGTAGCACCGAGTTTACCCGTGTGGGTAGCGAGAAGATCGGCCGCCAGCAGCAGACCTGGGTCAAACTGCCCGTCGGCTGGCGCATTGTCGCGGCACAGGTGAGCTTGATGGGGTGA
- a CDS encoding AtzE family amidohydrolase, whose amino-acid sequence MNLASLSISELKRALAAGELSAREIASQTLAAIEQANPRLNAWTGITEDRMLREADRLDERQRQGQPLPALAAVPYAVKNLFDVAGHSTLAGASLFSDRPAAAHDAWAIDKLAASGGLLSGMLNMDAYAYGFTTENSHYGATRNPHDTARIAGGSSGGSAAAVAAGLVHFSLGSDTNGSIRVPASLCGIFGLKPTFGRLSRSGTHPFVASLDHIGPFARRVSDLAQVYDVLQGRDASDSFQADKAVQPVTPLLDAGLEGLRCGVLGGWFQQWCDDDARAAVASAARALDACEEIVLPQAELARSAAFIITASEGGNHYLPELRHAAERFEPLSRERLLAGAMIPAAWYVQAQRFRRHFQQQVLPLFKDVDVLIAPATPTSATLIGQETMRINGCDLPVRASMGMLTQPISFLGLPVTTVPLRTASGMPIGLQLIAAPFKEEACLRVAGVLEQLGIAQALPVNRGE is encoded by the coding sequence ATGAATCTGGCATCATTATCGATTAGCGAGCTAAAACGCGCGCTGGCGGCGGGCGAACTGAGCGCACGCGAAATAGCAAGTCAGACGCTGGCCGCCATTGAGCAGGCTAACCCACGGCTTAACGCCTGGACCGGGATCACTGAAGATCGCATGCTGCGCGAGGCCGATCGCCTGGATGAGCGTCAACGTCAAGGCCAGCCGTTACCGGCGCTGGCGGCGGTGCCCTACGCGGTGAAAAATCTGTTTGATGTCGCCGGGCATAGCACCCTGGCGGGGGCCAGCCTGTTCAGCGATCGTCCGGCGGCGGCGCATGATGCCTGGGCAATAGATAAGCTGGCCGCCAGCGGTGGCCTGCTGTCCGGCATGCTGAATATGGATGCCTACGCCTACGGTTTTACCACCGAAAACAGTCATTATGGCGCCACGCGCAACCCGCACGATACGGCACGTATTGCCGGTGGATCATCCGGCGGTTCGGCCGCCGCCGTTGCCGCCGGGCTGGTGCATTTCTCCCTCGGATCGGATACCAACGGCTCGATCCGCGTGCCGGCCTCGCTGTGCGGCATCTTCGGCCTGAAGCCGACCTTTGGCCGCCTGTCGCGCTCCGGCACCCATCCGTTTGTCGCCAGCCTTGACCATATCGGCCCGTTTGCCCGCCGCGTTAGCGATCTTGCTCAGGTTTATGATGTGTTGCAGGGGCGCGATGCCAGCGACAGCTTCCAGGCCGATAAGGCGGTGCAGCCGGTCACGCCGCTGCTGGATGCCGGGCTGGAAGGATTACGCTGCGGGGTGCTCGGCGGCTGGTTTCAGCAGTGGTGCGATGACGATGCCCGCGCGGCGGTGGCCAGCGCGGCACGGGCGCTGGACGCCTGCGAAGAGATCGTGCTGCCGCAGGCGGAGCTGGCACGATCCGCCGCGTTTATTATCACCGCGTCAGAAGGCGGCAACCACTATCTGCCCGAACTGCGTCACGCGGCGGAACGCTTTGAGCCGCTGTCACGTGAGCGCCTGCTGGCCGGAGCGATGATCCCCGCCGCCTGGTACGTGCAGGCACAGCGCTTCCGCCGCCATTTCCAGCAGCAGGTGCTGCCTTTATTTAAGGATGTGGATGTGCTGATCGCCCCGGCCACCCCCACCAGCGCCACGCTGATTGGCCAGGAAACTATGCGCATTAACGGCTGCGACCTGCCGGTACGCGCCAGCATGGGTATGCTGACGCAGCCCATCTCCTTCCTTGGCCTGCCGGTCACTACCGTGCCGCTGCGCACCGCAAGTGGTATGCCCATCGGTTTACAGCTGATCGCCGCGCCGTTTAAAGAAGAAGCCTGTCTTCGCGTGGCGGGCGTACTGGAGCAGCTGGGTATTGCCCAGGCCTTGCCGGTAAACAGGGGAGAATAA
- the hpxX gene encoding oxalurate catabolism protein HpxX yields MKQTKPDWAVYVAQMEQILALELDDTRRAELLIQFSRIAAMAGPLMAFPLDARLEVAGVYKA; encoded by the coding sequence ATGAAACAAACGAAACCCGACTGGGCAGTGTATGTGGCACAGATGGAGCAGATCCTGGCGCTGGAACTGGATGACACGCGCCGCGCCGAACTGCTGATCCAGTTTAGCCGTATTGCCGCGATGGCCGGGCCGCTGATGGCGTTCCCGCTGGACGCCAGGCTGGAAGTGGCGGGAGTGTATAAAGCATGA
- a CDS encoding transporter substrate-binding domain-containing protein codes for MKKGLMALLTAALLLSQMTMVHADQLQDIEKRGVLRVAVPQDFPPFGSVGTDLQPQGYDIDMANYLARQMKLKLQLVPVTSANRVPYLQTDKVDLVISSLGKNPEREKVIDFSRAYAPFFLGVFGPQQGTLKNAAELSGKSVGVTRGAVEDMVLTSVAPKDAQVKRYEDNNTTLSAYLSGQVQYIATGNLVVAAMARQNAAKAPLSQFTLKDSPCFIGLKKGEPALKAKVDALIDRAIKDKTLNRLAEQWLKAPLPNDLGA; via the coding sequence ATGAAAAAAGGCTTAATGGCATTACTGACCGCCGCGCTGCTGCTCTCTCAAATGACGATGGTGCACGCCGACCAGCTACAGGACATTGAAAAACGCGGCGTTCTTCGCGTTGCCGTGCCGCAGGACTTCCCGCCGTTTGGCTCTGTGGGTACCGATTTGCAGCCGCAGGGCTATGACATTGATATGGCAAACTACCTGGCGCGCCAGATGAAACTAAAATTGCAGCTGGTGCCGGTTACCAGCGCCAACCGCGTGCCTTACCTGCAAACCGATAAGGTCGATCTGGTGATCTCCAGCCTCGGCAAGAACCCGGAGCGCGAGAAAGTGATTGATTTCAGCCGGGCCTATGCGCCGTTCTTCCTCGGCGTGTTTGGCCCGCAGCAGGGAACGCTGAAAAACGCCGCCGAACTCAGCGGCAAATCCGTCGGCGTGACCCGCGGTGCGGTGGAAGATATGGTACTGACCAGCGTGGCGCCAAAAGACGCGCAGGTAAAACGTTACGAAGACAATAACACCACGCTTTCCGCCTACCTTTCCGGCCAGGTGCAGTATATTGCCACCGGTAACCTGGTCGTCGCGGCGATGGCGCGCCAGAACGCGGCTAAAGCGCCGCTGTCGCAGTTTACGCTGAAAGATTCGCCGTGCTTTATCGGCCTGAAGAAAGGCGAGCCGGCGCTGAAAGCCAAAGTGGACGCGCTGATTGATCGGGCGATAAAAGACAAAACCCTGAACCGCCTTGCCGAACAGTGGTTGAAGGCACCGCTGCCGAACGACCTCGGCGCGTAG
- the hpxU gene encoding MurR/RpiR family transcriptional regulator HpxU has product MKQLDERLRSHYPQLSPQEQRVADFAFDHFDDLIGYNSAELARLSGVSKATVSRLFKRLGYEKYKDMRDELRTLRQSGMPLTDNRDAVQGNTLLARHYKQEMANLTQWVNGLDSAQFAEVVQALADSKRIFIIGMRNAYPVALHLRQQLLQARQQVQVLPQPGQTLSEELVDLTPEDMVVVMAFRRRPRIIRPLLQQLQQQGIPTLALCEPQARAVIALARWQLCAPLDSVSAFDSYAAANSLTNLLANALLHHLLSDGRQRIHRIADLYGQLDELEQR; this is encoded by the coding sequence ATGAAGCAGCTTGATGAACGCCTGCGCAGCCATTACCCACAGCTTTCGCCACAGGAGCAGCGCGTTGCCGATTTTGCCTTCGACCATTTTGACGATTTGATCGGCTACAACAGCGCCGAGCTGGCACGTCTGAGCGGGGTTTCTAAAGCAACGGTCAGCCGCCTGTTTAAACGCTTAGGCTATGAAAAATATAAGGATATGCGTGACGAGTTGCGGACTCTACGCCAGAGCGGCATGCCCCTGACCGATAACCGCGATGCGGTACAGGGCAATACCCTGCTGGCGCGTCACTATAAGCAGGAGATGGCTAACCTCACGCAGTGGGTGAACGGGCTGGACAGCGCTCAGTTTGCTGAGGTGGTGCAGGCGTTGGCAGACAGCAAACGCATATTTATCATTGGCATGCGCAATGCCTATCCGGTGGCACTCCATCTGCGGCAGCAGCTGTTACAGGCGCGCCAGCAGGTGCAGGTGCTACCACAGCCGGGGCAAACGCTGTCTGAAGAGCTGGTGGATCTGACGCCGGAGGACATGGTGGTGGTGATGGCCTTCCGCCGCCGTCCGCGTATTATCCGCCCGCTGCTGCAACAGCTGCAACAGCAGGGCATTCCTACGCTGGCGCTGTGCGAGCCGCAGGCGCGGGCGGTGATTGCCCTCGCGCGCTGGCAGCTGTGTGCGCCGCTCGACAGCGTATCCGCCTTTGACAGCTATGCCGCCGCTAACAGCCTGACTAACCTGTTAGCCAATGCGTTACTGCATCATCTGCTCAGCGACGGGCGGCAGCGCATTCATCGTATCGCCGATCTTTACGGCCAGCTGGACGAGCTGGAACAACGCTGA
- a CDS encoding amino acid ABC transporter ATP-binding protein — MPLITINQVQKYYGDNHVLKGVDLDVDMGEVISIIGRSGSGKSTLLRCINGLEGYQEGSIKLGGMTITDRDSQAREISRSVGMVFQNFNLFPHMTALENVMLAPRRVLKKSEKACRELAIAMLEKVGLGDRIDYYPASLSGGQQQRVAIARALAMSPKVLLCDEITSALDPELVGEVLKVLEQLAQEGMTLILVTHEMNFAREVGDRVVFMHQGRVWEQGDSRTVFASPQTTELKQFISSVRGLN, encoded by the coding sequence ATGCCGCTCATCACCATTAATCAGGTGCAGAAATACTATGGCGATAACCACGTACTGAAGGGCGTGGATCTTGATGTCGACATGGGTGAGGTGATCTCAATCATTGGCCGCAGCGGTTCGGGAAAGAGTACCCTGCTGCGCTGTATTAACGGCCTGGAAGGCTATCAGGAAGGCAGCATCAAACTCGGCGGCATGACCATTACCGACCGCGACAGCCAGGCGCGGGAAATCAGCCGCTCGGTAGGAATGGTGTTCCAGAACTTCAATCTGTTCCCGCATATGACCGCGCTGGAAAACGTGATGCTGGCGCCACGCCGGGTGCTGAAAAAAAGCGAGAAGGCCTGTCGCGAGCTGGCCATCGCCATGCTGGAAAAGGTCGGCCTTGGCGACCGTATCGACTACTATCCGGCCAGCCTGTCGGGCGGCCAGCAGCAGCGCGTGGCCATCGCCCGTGCGCTGGCGATGTCACCTAAGGTGCTGCTGTGTGATGAGATCACCTCCGCTCTTGACCCGGAGCTGGTCGGTGAAGTGCTGAAGGTGCTGGAACAGCTGGCCCAGGAAGGCATGACGCTGATCCTCGTCACCCACGAAATGAATTTCGCGCGCGAAGTGGGCGACCGCGTGGTGTTTATGCACCAGGGGCGCGTATGGGAGCAGGGCGACAGCCGAACGGTATTTGCTTCGCCTCAAACCACTGAACTGAAACAATTTATCTCCTCGGTGCGCGGTCTGAACTAA
- a CDS encoding pyridoxal-phosphate-dependent aminotransferase family protein, whose protein sequence is MDLSNYSPINPPQRLLMGPGPINADPRVLRAMSSQLLGQYDPAMTQYMNEVMALYRAVFRTENRWTLLVDGTSRAGIESILLSAIRPGDKVLVPVFGRFGHLLCEIARRCRAEVHTIEVPWGEVFTPDRIEDAIKRVKPRLLLTVQGDTSTTMLQPLEELGAICRQYGVLFYTDATASLAGNVLETDGWGLDAVSVGMQKCLGGPSGTSPITLSPAMEAAIRQRKCVEAGIRTAAHQDGEDEMIYSNYFDLGMIMDYWGPERLNHHTEATSALYGARECARLILEEGLDNGIARHKLHGDAMLKGIQGMGLETFGDLKHKMNNVLGVMIPAGIDGEQVRQLMLEDFGIEIGTSFGPLVGKVWRIGTMGYNARKDCVMLTLSALESVLTHLGFRTMQGAALQAAWDHYRGSC, encoded by the coding sequence ATGGACTTATCAAACTATTCGCCAATCAATCCGCCGCAGCGCCTGCTGATGGGGCCGGGGCCGATTAACGCCGATCCGCGCGTGCTGCGCGCCATGTCGAGCCAGCTGCTTGGCCAGTACGATCCGGCGATGACCCAGTATATGAATGAGGTGATGGCGCTGTATCGTGCGGTATTCCGCACTGAAAACCGCTGGACGCTGCTTGTCGACGGCACCTCACGCGCCGGCATTGAGTCTATTCTGCTCTCCGCCATCCGCCCCGGCGATAAGGTGCTGGTGCCGGTATTCGGCCGTTTCGGCCATCTGCTGTGCGAAATTGCCCGCCGCTGCCGTGCCGAGGTGCACACCATTGAGGTGCCCTGGGGTGAAGTGTTTACCCCGGACCGCATCGAGGATGCGATTAAGCGCGTGAAGCCGCGCCTGCTGTTGACGGTGCAGGGCGACACCTCCACGACCATGCTGCAACCGCTGGAAGAACTGGGGGCGATCTGTCGCCAATATGGCGTGCTGTTCTATACCGATGCCACCGCCTCGCTGGCCGGTAACGTGCTGGAAACCGATGGCTGGGGGCTGGATGCGGTGTCGGTCGGGATGCAGAAATGCCTCGGCGGCCCGTCCGGGACATCCCCGATCACGCTCAGCCCGGCAATGGAAGCGGCCATCCGCCAGCGCAAATGTGTGGAGGCCGGGATCCGCACTGCGGCTCACCAGGACGGTGAGGACGAAATGATCTACTCCAACTATTTCGATCTCGGCATGATCATGGATTACTGGGGGCCGGAACGCCTTAATCATCATACCGAAGCCACCAGCGCGCTGTACGGCGCGCGCGAATGCGCCCGCCTGATCCTGGAAGAAGGGCTGGATAACGGCATCGCCCGCCATAAGCTGCACGGTGACGCCATGCTGAAAGGCATACAGGGCATGGGGCTGGAAACCTTCGGCGACCTGAAACATAAAATGAATAACGTGCTTGGCGTGATGATCCCGGCCGGTATTGATGGCGAGCAGGTGCGCCAGCTGATGCTGGAAGATTTCGGCATTGAAATCGGCACCTCATTCGGCCCGCTGGTTGGCAAGGTCTGGCGTATTGGCACCATGGGCTACAACGCGCGCAAAGACTGCGTGATGCTGACGCTAAGCGCGCTGGAGTCGGTGCTGACCCATCTTGGTTTCCGCACCATGCAGGGGGCTGCGCTACAGGCCGCCTGGGACCACTATCGCGGGAGCTGCTGA
- a CDS encoding amino acid ABC transporter permease, giving the protein MMGQLNFPALWPYWPELVSGLWVTIQLTVMVTTGGVALGILGAALRSGRPSLLSRAWGVYVELIRNTPFVVQLFFIVFGLPNLGLKLTAGEAALLAMLINLGAYSTEIIRAGIQVTPKGQWEAGRVLGLTRRQTFMRVVLPPALKRIYPALVSQCIIVMLGSSVVSQVSYEELTFAANLIQSRTFLSFEVYLVTTLMYLALSIAMRQLLLAAGRKWFGEQP; this is encoded by the coding sequence ATGATGGGGCAACTGAATTTTCCGGCGCTGTGGCCTTACTGGCCGGAGCTGGTTTCCGGACTGTGGGTCACCATTCAGCTGACGGTGATGGTGACGACGGGCGGCGTGGCGCTGGGGATACTTGGCGCGGCGTTGCGCAGCGGCAGACCTTCGCTACTCAGTCGCGCCTGGGGCGTCTATGTCGAGCTGATCCGCAATACGCCGTTTGTGGTGCAGCTGTTCTTTATCGTCTTCGGCTTGCCCAATCTGGGGCTGAAGCTGACGGCGGGGGAGGCGGCGCTGCTGGCGATGCTGATTAACCTGGGGGCCTACAGCACCGAAATTATCCGTGCGGGCATTCAGGTCACGCCGAAAGGGCAGTGGGAAGCCGGCAGGGTGCTCGGACTGACGCGCCGACAGACCTTTATGCGCGTGGTGCTGCCTCCGGCGCTGAAACGTATTTATCCGGCGCTGGTCAGTCAGTGCATTATCGTGATGCTCGGCTCATCGGTGGTGTCACAGGTCTCTTATGAAGAGCTGACCTTTGCCGCTAACCTGATCCAGTCTCGCACCTTTTTGAGTTTTGAAGTCTACCTGGTGACCACGCTGATGTATCTGGCGCTGTCGATTGCCATGCGCCAGCTGCTGCTGGCGGCAGGCCGTAAATGGTTTGGAGAGCAGCCCTGA
- a CDS encoding gamma-glutamyltransferase family protein → MNQSNMAPLGMAVTPHHLASETALGILREGGNAIEAMVAAAASIAVVYPHMNGLGGDGFWLIVPPGADPIAIDASGAAGSLATPAFYRGSKTIPHRGPRAALTVPGTVSGWSLALEISRELGGPRQPLPRLLADAIRYAADGIPVTASQSAATASKYAELCQQPGFAATFLPHGGVPSPGSRFIQPELASTLIHLAEAGLESFYRGPLAHRLADELSRLGMPITLQDLNAQRAKRVKPLHVRHQHGDIYNMPPPTQGLVSLAILGITDRLDMAEADEAQTIHRIVEATKLAFGLRDRYITDPRHMRAEMQDLLDDESLARLASQINVEQAAPWGSGKGPGDTVWMGVMDSSGLAVSFIQSIYHEFGSGVVVPGSGITWQNRGAAFSLDPDSLLALAPGKQPFHTLNPAAARLNDGRTMVYGSMGGDGQPQTQAALFTRHVVQGMPLQQAVSAPRWLLGRTWGQSSDSLKLEGRFSPQTVAALRALGHETEILPDFSEAVGHAGAIVRHNNGMLEGAFDPRSNGSAAGF, encoded by the coding sequence ATGAATCAAAGCAATATGGCTCCGCTGGGGATGGCCGTCACGCCCCACCACCTTGCCAGCGAAACGGCGCTGGGGATTTTACGTGAAGGCGGCAACGCCATTGAAGCGATGGTCGCCGCTGCGGCCAGCATCGCCGTGGTCTATCCGCATATGAACGGGCTGGGCGGGGATGGCTTCTGGCTGATTGTGCCGCCGGGTGCCGATCCCATCGCCATTGATGCCAGCGGCGCGGCGGGCTCCCTGGCTACCCCCGCATTCTACCGGGGCAGTAAAACCATTCCCCACCGCGGCCCACGGGCGGCGCTGACCGTACCCGGCACGGTGAGCGGCTGGTCGCTGGCGCTGGAGATTTCCCGCGAGCTGGGCGGCCCACGGCAACCGCTGCCGCGCCTGCTGGCCGATGCTATCCGCTATGCCGCCGACGGTATTCCGGTCACCGCATCCCAGTCCGCCGCCACCGCCAGCAAATACGCCGAGCTGTGCCAACAGCCCGGTTTTGCCGCCACCTTTCTTCCGCATGGCGGCGTTCCCTCTCCCGGTAGCCGCTTCATCCAGCCCGAACTGGCCAGCACCTTGATCCATCTGGCGGAAGCCGGGCTGGAGAGCTTCTATCGAGGCCCGCTGGCACACAGGCTGGCGGATGAACTATCCCGGCTTGGCATGCCGATAACCCTGCAAGACCTCAACGCACAGCGGGCGAAACGCGTTAAGCCGCTGCACGTTCGCCATCAGCACGGTGATATTTACAATATGCCCCCGCCGACCCAGGGCCTGGTGTCGCTGGCTATACTCGGCATTACCGATCGGCTGGATATGGCCGAGGCCGATGAGGCGCAAACCATTCATCGCATCGTCGAGGCCACCAAGCTGGCGTTTGGTCTGCGCGACCGCTACATCACCGATCCGCGCCATATGCGCGCAGAGATGCAGGATCTGCTCGATGACGAGAGTTTAGCCCGGCTGGCATCCCAGATTAACGTCGAACAGGCCGCCCCGTGGGGCAGCGGCAAGGGGCCGGGCGATACGGTCTGGATGGGGGTGATGGACAGCAGCGGACTGGCGGTTTCCTTTATTCAGAGCATCTATCATGAGTTCGGCAGCGGCGTAGTGGTTCCCGGCAGCGGGATCACCTGGCAAAATCGCGGCGCGGCGTTCAGCCTCGACCCTGACAGCCTGTTAGCGCTGGCTCCGGGCAAACAGCCTTTCCACACGCTCAATCCGGCGGCGGCACGTCTCAACGATGGCCGCACCATGGTGTACGGTTCGATGGGGGGCGACGGTCAGCCGCAAACCCAGGCCGCGCTGTTTACCCGTCACGTTGTGCAGGGCATGCCGTTGCAGCAGGCGGTTAGCGCCCCGCGCTGGCTGCTGGGGCGTACCTGGGGACAGTCCTCGGACTCACTGAAGCTGGAAGGCCGTTTTTCACCCCAAACCGTCGCCGCGCTGCGGGCGCTGGGGCACGAAACGGAGATACTGCCCGACTTCAGCGAGGCGGTTGGCCATGCCGGTGCCATCGTTCGCCATAACAACGGCATGCTCGAAGGCGCTTTCGATCCGCGCAGCAACGGCAGCGCGGCCGGTTTTTAA
- the hpxK gene encoding allantoate amidohydrolase, producing the protein MSDCLMNAPMAAAAADRVMARCDALAEISETPQYLTRVYLSPEHLRANALVAKWMQAAGMQVWQDGVGNICGRYEGQRPDAKALLLGSHLDTVRNAGRYDGMLGVLAAIEAVQFLHDRGERLPLAIEIIGFADEEGTRFGITLLGSRGLTGTWPESWVTHPDGNSITVAQAMKDCGLNAGRIWQAARDVEDFVAYLELHIEQGPVLEQEQLALGVVTAINGARRLNCRFVGEAGHAGTVPMSHRKDALAAAAEWMMFIERRTPQHDPQLVATVGTLQCQPGAVNVIPGEVALTLDVRGPQDQALGELLSELLSHAEAIAQRRGLSFSADEYYQIPATRCDEALQSALTRAVTAVQGRSLSLPSGAGHDAIAIAERWPVGMLFVRCDRGISHHPAESVAVADVAKALQAWVQVVSEVAGK; encoded by the coding sequence ATGAGCGACTGCCTGATGAATGCCCCGATGGCGGCGGCGGCGGCCGATCGCGTGATGGCCCGCTGCGATGCGCTGGCAGAAATCAGTGAAACTCCGCAATACCTGACCCGCGTTTATCTGTCGCCGGAGCATCTGCGCGCCAATGCGCTGGTCGCTAAGTGGATGCAGGCGGCGGGGATGCAGGTGTGGCAGGACGGCGTGGGCAATATCTGTGGCCGCTATGAAGGGCAGCGGCCGGATGCGAAGGCGCTGCTGCTGGGCTCTCATCTCGATACCGTGCGCAACGCCGGGCGCTACGACGGCATGCTTGGCGTGCTGGCGGCGATTGAAGCCGTGCAGTTTCTGCACGATCGCGGTGAACGGCTGCCGCTGGCGATTGAGATTATCGGTTTTGCCGACGAAGAGGGCACGCGTTTTGGCATTACCCTGCTCGGCAGCCGGGGTCTGACCGGAACCTGGCCGGAAAGCTGGGTGACGCACCCGGACGGTAACAGCATTACCGTGGCGCAGGCGATGAAGGATTGCGGGCTAAATGCCGGGCGCATCTGGCAGGCGGCGCGTGACGTCGAGGATTTTGTCGCCTACCTTGAGCTGCATATTGAGCAGGGCCCGGTGCTGGAGCAGGAGCAGCTGGCGCTGGGCGTGGTGACGGCGATCAACGGCGCGCGTCGCCTCAACTGCCGCTTTGTCGGCGAGGCCGGGCATGCCGGTACGGTACCGATGAGCCACCGTAAAGACGCGCTGGCCGCCGCCGCCGAGTGGATGATGTTTATTGAACGGCGCACCCCGCAGCACGACCCGCAGCTGGTGGCAACGGTCGGCACGTTGCAGTGCCAGCCCGGCGCGGTCAACGTGATCCCCGGAGAGGTCGCTCTGACCCTCGACGTGCGTGGCCCACAGGATCAGGCGCTGGGGGAACTGCTTTCCGAGCTGCTTTCCCACGCTGAGGCCATTGCCCAACGGCGCGGCCTCAGTTTCAGCGCGGACGAATACTACCAGATCCCGGCCACGCGCTGCGATGAGGCGCTGCAAAGCGCCCTGACGCGCGCGGTGACGGCGGTGCAGGGGCGCAGCCTGTCGCTGCCGAGCGGCGCGGGGCACGATGCGATTGCCATTGCGGAGCGCTGGCCGGTGGGCATGCTGTTTGTGCGCTGCGATCGCGGTATCAGCCATCATCCGGCCGAGTCGGTGGCGGTGGCGGATGTGGCAAAAGCACTCCAGGCCTGGGTGCAGGTGGTGAGTGAGGTGGCGGGAAAATGA
- a CDS encoding amino acid ABC transporter permease: MNTFTDWDILRNLLLAARWTVALSVTAFFGGTLVALPLVRLRLAGRVWPNRIIRAYVELFQGTPLLMQLFLAFFGVALFGIDLSPWAAAALALTCYTSAFLVDIWFGSIRALPKGQWEACRCLGLSTGQTLFRVVLPQALRIGIAPTVGFAVQVVKGTALASIIGFIELTKAGTILNNVTYQPFKVFGLVALGYFLMCYPLSRYSQYLEKKFNAAHHH, translated from the coding sequence ATGAACACCTTTACCGACTGGGACATTCTGCGCAACCTGCTGTTGGCTGCCCGCTGGACCGTCGCACTGTCCGTGACGGCGTTTTTTGGCGGCACGCTGGTGGCCTTGCCGCTGGTGAGACTGCGTCTGGCAGGCCGCGTGTGGCCGAACCGCATTATCCGTGCTTACGTCGAGCTGTTTCAGGGGACGCCGCTGCTGATGCAGCTGTTTCTCGCCTTCTTTGGCGTGGCGCTGTTCGGCATCGATCTCTCGCCCTGGGCCGCCGCCGCGCTGGCGCTAACCTGCTACACCAGCGCTTTTCTGGTGGATATCTGGTTCGGCAGCATCAGGGCGTTGCCAAAAGGGCAGTGGGAAGCCTGTCGCTGTCTCGGTCTTAGCACCGGCCAGACGCTGTTTCGCGTGGTGCTGCCGCAGGCGCTGCGTATTGGCATCGCCCCAACCGTTGGCTTTGCCGTACAGGTGGTGAAAGGCACGGCGCTGGCCTCGATTATCGGTTTTATTGAACTGACGAAAGCGGGCACCATCCTCAATAACGTGACCTACCAGCCATTTAAGGTTTTCGGGTTAGTCGCTCTCGGCTATTTCCTGATGTGTTATCCGCTGTCGCGCTACAGCCAGTATCTGGAGAAGAAATTCAATGCCGCTCATCACCATTAA